In Phyllopteryx taeniolatus isolate TA_2022b chromosome 22, UOR_Ptae_1.2, whole genome shotgun sequence, one DNA window encodes the following:
- the LOC133472279 gene encoding uncharacterized protein LOC133472279, with product MLDSEIRCSQDPQVLYLLGPGYLHVLHAHVHQVALKILDLLKWWKHGVMVNFLSNMLSPSAIRDSASKILYMQKVSWRSLHHRRVFRRRLIRRRFLLSRSNGFGRRLRSTVNHKKCKWRPWALDGTCFEMSSFHNWVFFDPVFCFSTFLPELQRNTCQLPGHSAVRVLKGPENKSPVFLAGPHTGPRSRHTGRPLHQAATRRRLLMSSDFDLVSFVISCLLLNIYSAKKIKVYYNT from the exons ATG TTGGACTCAGAGATACGCTGCAGCCAGGACCCTCAAGTTCTTTACCTTCTTGGTCCTGGATACTTGCATGTTCTTCATGCTCACGTCCACCAGGTGGCGCTGAAGATCCTTGATCTCCTGAA gtggtgGAAACATGGCGTCATGGTCAACTTTCTGTCCAACATGTTGAG TCCAAGTGCCATCAGGGACTCGGCCAGCAAGATCCTCTACATGCAGAAG GTCTCCTGGAGAAGTCTGCACCACCGTAGAGTCTTCAGAAGACGTCTGATACGAAGACGGTTCCTCTTGTCACGCTCAAACGGCTTCGGCCGAAGGTTGCGGTCAACTGTTAAccacaaaaaatgcaaat GGAGACCTTGGGCCCTGGACGGTACGTGCTTTGAAATGTCTTCATTCCACAATTGGGTCTTCTTCGatccagttttttgtttttccacatttcttcCAGAGTTGCAGAGGAACACTTGTCAGCTTCCCGGTCACTCAGCCGTGCGAGTGCTCAAAGGCCCAGAAAACAAGTCGCCCGTCTTTCTCGCTG GTCCGCACACCGGTCCACGCTCTCGTCACACTGGCCGACCACTTCACCAGGCAGCGACGAGGAGACGGTTGCTGATGTCATCAGACTTCGACTTGGTTTCCTTTGTGATTTCATGTCTGTTGCTTAACATctactctgcaaaaaaaataaaagtttattACAACACTTAA